From Juglans regia cultivar Chandler chromosome 9, Walnut 2.0, whole genome shotgun sequence:
ATGATGATACATATAGATATATTCACCCGCAAATCCGCGTCATTTTGTGGACcccatctttctctctctctctctctctctagagtcTAGCCTCTACAACAAAGCACGTAACGCGCTTTGTATCTCTCACATGGACCCCTCACTCACACTCTCACTCTCATTCTCACTCGCGTGTCACCATCATCACCAATGCCAAAACAagataaagaaaagaatgaTAATATATGGGAGAACCTCAGGACCGAGAAGCATCCCAGACGCAGCCAAATTCAGACAGTGGATGAAAAGACGACACTAAAGTACGAGTACTATTTTGGAGTCTACCTCTTAACTGTCATTTATTACGATTTGCttacatagtatatatatagctgcCCCAGTTTAGTATCGCTGTACTGCATGTTGGTGATCTgctctctcgttctctctctcttggatattattgtttattagtTGTTGATCTTCCTGGTTCGCTGCAGCACCAGCATCACCCTCCAAATTGTTTTGTGGGTCTTGTTGGGATTTCATGATGTCGCATAAGAGGCACCAGGAGGATGTCAAGGCCCGGCCAGATGGGAGCTTTCCTCAGGATAAGCGTAGGAGGCTTCCTACTTTGAAGAAGTAAGAGGGACTTTTGTTTAATATAGctttgattattttttctttctgtgTATCGTTGCTATGTTACTGTTTCTGGAAATCTTGTCTGAGGCAAGTGAAATATTGAATGCGGAAGGAAGTGGGTTATGCTTGTTTGGGGAAATTACTTGTTGACTGTCATTTATTGCTATATggagtaaaaataatatgggtTTGGTGTAACTCAGGTTTGTTTATTTGCTTGTTAAGTGGAAACTTTTCTCAAATGTGTCTTGCTCATGCGGAATTTCATTGCTTCTGGCTTTGACATTTGCGGGGGAATATCGATGCCATCGGTCTTCTGGACCAAATGATATCTTCTTCCTTCTGTAACAAGCGAATGAGTGTTGAGTGTAAGGTCAGAGTTCCAATCCTGTAGGGTTCGTGATTTGGGCTAATGTTGTTTTTGGTTTCCTAGAAAGGGATATTATTGCTATAAACTTCGGGGAAAGATTGTAGAAAATGGTTTCTGATTGAATAATTGCACTGTCGTGCATGTGtactgaaaaatattgtttctGCTGCTTGCATATGAAAGTGCACTTGGTTCCATACCCGGAAGACATTATTTCTGGGttttcacttttatatatatataatatgtatataatatgtgtgtgtgatgAGGTATATATACTGGACCAAACTGGTGACAACTTTTCTCGTGAATACGATTTCTAATGAATATGTTCATGACGTTCAGTGTTGTTATGGAGGTCATGAGGATGCAATCAGTCCATCATTTGCTGGAGCCCATTCTAGAGCCTCTGATTCGTAAAGTGGTAAGTTCATCTTTTTTGCTAAGCTTATCTGTGATAATGGGCCGGACAGTTATATattgaacttaaaaaaattgtgttagAAAACAATTTATCTCTGTCCATGCCAATTTGTTGAAATATAAGATTGATATAGTCCTCAATATAGACCCTTTCTAAGCATTGGTGATGTAATATGCTACCATAGTACCATGGCTTTGTAAGCTGCAGCTAACATGAATGTCAGCCTATTTTGTGATGACCCTCACAATTGTCTGCCACATGTATCCTTCCATTGCGTGATGACTGTGCTCTTCTTTCTAAGAAAACATTCTAACCATATGATGTTTGCACATTGCTCGATCGATTAGTTTTCCTCTTCCAAGCAGGGGTGGAGACTGTGATAATACAATTACCTCACAAATCCACATGGTTCCTTACTTGATACACTAATAGCTACTTTAGGATTTTAACTACTGCACTTTGACTCTGTGTGCCATGGTGATGGGACTTCTAAGGAGTTAATTCCTACCTAATCATGGAAATTAATCAAACTGGATTTGGAAGTTTAAGGGCCCATTTGGAACTTGGacgtctaattttaagctgagcgtaacatccaaacatccaactctcaaagtactaaactcattttaactcaaatcttCTTTATACGTGGAacctacaacatttttcaactcaacacctatTTACATGCGggacccacaatatttttcaacttcccataaatacatctaaattcatcttaacatccaaacacatttaaactcatcttaggttgGGCCCCACAAAACCCACTCTACCAttttaattcactattattcataaagaactcaactcttTATGTTTTCCAAAATAGTGGAAATGTTGTATCATTTCAAAGTTTAAAAGAATGGAGGTGACTGGAAATCATTGTCAGTGAATTGAAGCACTAAGTTTTCATTTCTGAGTTTTGGCTACCTTAATCTTGATATTGTTTCTATTCTGAATTTACATTGGTCACAGTTTCAATTGGTGGTTGTATAATTGGTCAATACTCATTGAGGTTCTGCATTTGTAGGTCAAAGAGGAAGTTGACTTTGCCCTAAGAAAGCATTTGAACAGCATGAAACAGTAAGAAATAATACCCTGGTGATTAAAATTACTTTTCCAAAGGTTGTCATGTTAACTACCATCAGCAATAAGATTTGATAGATGATGCATCTTTTGCCATTCTGTTCAGGAATTGTGGGAATGAAGTACAAATTTGTGGGAATGATGTTCATATGTCTGAGTCAAGAAGCTTACAGCTAAAGTTTGTTAACAACCTCTCTCTTCCGGTATTTACTGGAGCTCGAATTGAAGGAGAAGATTGTTCTAACATACAAGTAGCTTTGGTCGATATTCTTACTGGGAAAATTGTAAATTCTGGGTCAGAATCCTTAGCCAAGGTGGAAATTGTAGTTCTTGAGGGTGATTTTGACAGTGATGAGAATGAGAATTGGACACTTGAAGAGTTTAAGAACAAcattgtgagagagagggaaggaaaGAAACCCCTACTTACAGGAGACGCGTTTGTAAATCTTAAAGAAGGCACTGGTTTAGTCAGTGATATTTCTTTCACAGATAATTCAAGCTGGACTAGAAGCCGTAGATTCAGGCTAGGTGCAAGAGTTGTTGATAGCATTGATGAAAGAAGAGTAAAAGAAGCAAAGACAGAATCCTTTATTGTCAGGGATCACCGTGGAGAATGTGAGTACTTATTCTTAATAACTTTTTGCTTTGATTATCaagaaccaattttaaaacttcaagtattagTGTTTTTAGTGGTTGATATTGCAGCTCATTTTTATCACAttgaagttttgttttaatcttCAAGTTCTCTgttttactattttctcttatattacATGCCAATCCCTTATGCGTGCTCACTTATTGTTAGAGCTATTGATTACCGGTGAGATCATATAACTAACCGGAAAATATTGAAAACACATCTTTATGAATTTAATCTACTTGGCAAGTTCATGCTTCTATTAAATGTACTCTTGTAATATGAACAACTTGCTATCTTGTCTTAACGTCGTCCATGACTTTCTTGCATAATTTGAAGACTAAGCATCTCAACTTTGTTGATAAATATAGTGAGCATAGGCTTCTAAAGCAACtcaagagaaagaattaaatgaaACTGTTTTGTAACTTCTGATTCTGATTGCAGTGTACAAGAAGCATCACCCTCCTTCACTGTTTGATGAAGTATGGAGATTGGAAAAGATCGGCAAAGATGGAGCTTTCCACAAGCGTTTGAGTCGGGAAAACATCAACACCGTGAAGGACTTTTTGATTCTACTCTTCATAGACCCTCCAAGACTCCGAAACGTAATTAAAATTGCACTTACCTCTATTAATTTCCTTTTGAAGTCTTCACTAatttatgtctagaattttgAGTTAAGG
This genomic window contains:
- the LOC108981063 gene encoding calmodulin-binding protein 60 A-like, with amino-acid sequence MMSHKRHQEDVKARPDGSFPQDKRRRLPTLKNVVMEVMRMQSVHHLLEPILEPLIRKVVKEEVDFALRKHLNSMKQNCGNEVQICGNDVHMSESRSLQLKFVNNLSLPVFTGARIEGEDCSNIQVALVDILTGKIVNSGSESLAKVEIVVLEGDFDSDENENWTLEEFKNNIVREREGKKPLLTGDAFVNLKEGTGLVSDISFTDNSSWTRSRRFRLGARVVDSIDERRVKEAKTESFIVRDHRGELYKKHHPPSLFDEVWRLEKIGKDGAFHKRLSRENINTVKDFLILLFIDPPRLRNILGTGMSAKMWEITVEHARTCVLEKRMYVYCPPSSQPKTGVVFNVVGQVMGLLSECQFVPVDKLSETEKVDAHNLVISAFEHCGEVIAFDDEASLVDGSSHMNTVSSPRTESSNGSKLLASHKTSGFDFTQPSASSPDIISSIYSVGVSSGLDDYVLPSIDSMDLRYDHQTLNFPSQVTNSLICDTEPMSQAFCDEDHLQFFDTDLQSQNLTLQSPSDLQSAVDNFLLARCTAVAAIDKAQRRWTKLFSVLKWFSIRRSVASKRKRIWKTQKYSNGF